The following are from one region of the Bradyrhizobium sediminis genome:
- the ltrA gene encoding group II intron reverse transcriptase/maturase yields MGLGGIMPRKSDEDPSARTANAVKPQGSDGRVEAPLTGSGNECLGSNDLMERVCERPNLQAALKRVRQNAGSCGIDGMTVEELPGYLRVHWPRLREELLAGRYQPQPVRRVAIPKPGGGERELGIPTALDRFIQQALLGVLQPLFDPTFSDASYGFRPGRSAHDAIRRAQAYVQEGRSFVVDIDLEKFFDRVNHDLLMGRLTRRIADRRVLRLIRRYLNAGVLADGVVIGREEGTPQGGPLSPLLANVLLDEIDKELERRGHTFVRYADDLNVYVRTQRSGERVMASLRKQFGKLKLRVNEAKSKVRRATASKFLGFSFWTGRGRTIRRRVAPPAIKRMKERVRELTRRSAGRSLAQTCKSLGVYLTGWKGYFRLAETPGVFADIDAWVRHRLRAVQLKHWKRGRVIYREMIARGAYPAAARRAAANSRRWWRNSAIALNTVLPNDLFKRLGVPKLAS; encoded by the coding sequence ATGGGCCTCGGGGGAATTATGCCACGGAAGTCGGATGAAGATCCGAGCGCTCGAACGGCCAATGCGGTGAAGCCGCAGGGGTCGGACGGACGTGTGGAAGCGCCCCTGACTGGCAGTGGAAACGAGTGCCTGGGAAGTAACGACCTGATGGAGCGGGTGTGCGAACGCCCAAACCTTCAGGCCGCATTGAAGCGCGTTCGACAGAACGCGGGAAGTTGCGGCATCGACGGGATGACGGTCGAAGAGCTGCCCGGCTATCTGCGCGTGCACTGGCCGCGTTTGCGCGAGGAACTGCTCGCCGGACGCTACCAGCCGCAGCCGGTGAGACGGGTGGCGATTCCCAAGCCCGGCGGGGGCGAGCGTGAGCTCGGCATCCCGACGGCGCTCGACCGGTTCATCCAGCAGGCCCTGCTGGGTGTCCTGCAACCGCTGTTCGACCCGACCTTCTCGGATGCGAGCTACGGCTTCCGGCCCGGACGGAGTGCGCACGACGCGATACGTCGCGCGCAAGCCTACGTGCAGGAAGGTCGGAGCTTTGTCGTGGACATCGACCTGGAGAAGTTCTTCGACCGGGTCAACCACGACCTCCTGATGGGGAGGTTGACCAGACGGATCGCGGACCGTCGGGTGCTGCGGCTGATCCGCCGCTACCTCAACGCGGGCGTGCTCGCCGACGGGGTGGTGATCGGGCGGGAGGAAGGCACGCCGCAAGGCGGCCCACTCTCGCCGCTGTTGGCCAACGTGCTGTTGGACGAAATCGACAAGGAGCTGGAGCGAAGGGGCCATACCTTCGTCCGCTACGCCGACGATCTGAACGTCTATGTTCGGACGCAGCGTTCGGGCGAGCGGGTGATGGCCTCGCTGCGCAAGCAGTTCGGAAAGCTGAAGCTCCGCGTCAACGAGGCCAAGAGCAAGGTGAGGCGTGCCACGGCATCGAAGTTCCTCGGCTTCTCCTTCTGGACAGGCAGAGGGCGGACGATCCGGCGGCGCGTCGCTCCACCGGCCATCAAGCGCATGAAGGAGCGTGTGCGGGAACTGACCCGGCGCAGTGCCGGACGAAGCCTCGCGCAGACGTGCAAATCGCTTGGGGTGTATCTGACCGGGTGGAAAGGCTACTTCCGCCTCGCAGAGACACCTGGGGTGTTTGCCGACATCGATGCCTGGGTCCGTCATCGCCTGCGGGCGGTGCAGCTCAAGCACTGGAAACGGGGTCGGGTTATCTACCGCGAGATGATCGCACGGGGGGCATACCCGGCCGCGGCCAGACGAGCAGCCGCCAACAGCAGACGCTGGTGGCGCAACTCGGCGATCGCGCTCAACACGGTGCTGC